One segment of Erigeron canadensis isolate Cc75 chromosome 2, C_canadensis_v1, whole genome shotgun sequence DNA contains the following:
- the LOC122589098 gene encoding protein SOSEKI 5-like: MSSDSRKTTPEMFIPRSRPKKNRNRVNVATNRDTMITNSTPDSSPIVVKHNMSPEVVITPRKVPVLYYLAQNGHIEHPHLIDVPLSSPHGLYLRDVMNTLNYHRGKGMANMFSWSVKRSYKNGYVWHDLSEDDLVEATNGHDYVLKGSELLQTNPTETTLSADHEENSTTAAAMIRRRNQSWSSFDNPQEYMVVKCESNRELAAKFAADAATQTDEQRRRQSFELGRKEPVTMGSEEMPSPPPSNSSSEVSEGVSGQREVDQQQDDSGRMKASRVLMQLIACGAPSRLKMQTG, from the exons ATGTCTTCCGATTCAAGAAAGACCACACCCGAAATGTTCATcccaagatcaaggcctaagaaAAATCGAAATCGTGTTAATGTAGCTACAAATCGAGATACGATGATCACCAATAGTACTCCTGATTCAAGCCCCATTGTGGTGAAACATAACATGTCGCCCGAAGTAGTAATCACACCACGAAAAGTTCCGGTTTTGTATTACCTTGCTCAAAATGGTCACATTGAACATCCTCATCTTATTGATGTTCCTTTATCTTCTCCCCATGGTCTTTATCTTAGAG ATGTTATGAATACATTGAATTATCATAGAGGAAAAGGAATGGCAAATATGTTTTCATGGTCTGTTAAGAG GAGCTACAAGAATGGATATGTATGGCATGATTTATCAGAAGACGATTTGGTTGAAGCAACAAACGGTCATGATTACGTGCTTAAAGGATCAGAGCTTCTCCAAACAAATCCGACTGAGACAACTCTCAGCGCTGACCATGAAGAAAATTCTACAACAGCTGCAGCTATGATCAGGCGACGGAATCAATCATGGAGCTCGTTCGACAACCCACAAGAATACATGGTGGTGAAATGTGAATCCAACAGAGAACTGGCAGCAAAGTTTGCTGCAGATGCAGCAACCCAGACAGACGAGCAGAGGAGGCGACAGAGTTTCGAGTTAGGAAGGAAGGAACCCGTGACGATGGGAAGTGAAGAGATGCCTTCTCCACCACCTTCTAACTCGAGCTCAGAAGTGTCTGAGGGGGTGAGTGGACAACGAGAAGTTGATCAACAGCAGGATGATAGCGGACGGATGAAAGCTTCTCGCGTTCTGATGCAGTTGATTGCGTGTGGGGCGCCATCTCGGTTAAAGATGCAAACCGGGTAA